A single region of the Pontibacter kalidii genome encodes:
- a CDS encoding OmpA family protein, which translates to MKRIFTLALVLVLLATCKSLPVLAQEMKQADKYFNNFEFSLALESYKKVLEKEEPSLKVVQRIADSYRILNNSKDAEFWYAQAVAFPNADPANIYLYAEAAKRNANYSKAKQLFQEYAEKVPEQRETALRMVASCDTAMKWMKYPEPYDMARLEAINSESADFGPVRTEAGLLFSSDRLEAKGKRNNWTGNGFIQMYLAPKETDSTWAKPELLPSSINTDYHNGPADYLEKDKTLYFTRTHVVKKRAVPGNNSDPTSWFKGSDKGTHTNRHGIYMSRFNGKKWEKPQAFKYNNTDEFSIGHPAITPDGQVLYFVSDMPGGHGETDIYYSERQADGSWGQPTNAGPVINTSGRESFASLGEDGSLYFSSDGHMGMGGLDLFKAVGTHKAWTKVENLKYPLNTSQDDFGIQVDSTGKKGMLSSSRFSENGFDDILTFKKYEVPCILIGTTIEKLAQEGTVKTRISPVSEAKLQLYVSGSEEFVEAVSDAKGRFSFPVVAGTKYVIRGSKPGYLEQAVTFTPECLYKTDTVQVELIFIRSALNTPIVIENIYYDLDKFDIKPQAAKELDKLAQTLEVNPLIRIELSSHTDSRQTHEYNQVLSQLRAQAAVDYLVSRGISRDRLVAKGYGETKLINKCKDGVSCPEQLHQENRRTEFKILR; encoded by the coding sequence ATGAAGCGAATTTTTACCCTTGCCCTGGTGCTGGTTTTACTGGCCACCTGCAAGAGCCTGCCTGTGCTGGCACAGGAAATGAAGCAAGCTGACAAGTACTTTAACAACTTTGAGTTTAGCCTGGCCCTGGAGTCCTACAAGAAGGTGCTGGAGAAGGAGGAGCCGAGCCTGAAGGTGGTGCAGCGCATCGCCGATAGCTACCGGATCCTGAACAACAGCAAGGATGCCGAGTTCTGGTATGCGCAGGCTGTCGCCTTCCCCAACGCAGACCCGGCCAACATTTACCTGTATGCGGAGGCAGCTAAGCGAAATGCCAACTACAGCAAAGCCAAGCAGCTGTTTCAGGAGTATGCCGAAAAAGTGCCGGAGCAGCGCGAGACAGCTCTACGCATGGTGGCCTCCTGCGACACGGCCATGAAGTGGATGAAGTACCCGGAGCCCTACGATATGGCACGGCTGGAGGCGATAAACTCCGAAAGCGCTGATTTCGGGCCGGTGCGTACCGAGGCGGGCCTGCTTTTCTCATCAGACAGGCTGGAGGCAAAGGGTAAGCGCAACAACTGGACCGGCAACGGCTTTATCCAGATGTACCTGGCCCCAAAAGAAACAGACAGCACCTGGGCGAAGCCGGAGCTACTCCCCTCGTCCATCAATACTGATTACCACAACGGCCCGGCCGATTACCTGGAGAAAGACAAGACGCTATACTTTACCCGCACGCACGTGGTCAAGAAAAGAGCCGTACCGGGCAATAATTCCGACCCTACCAGCTGGTTTAAGGGCAGCGACAAAGGCACGCACACCAACCGCCACGGCATCTACATGTCCAGGTTCAATGGCAAGAAGTGGGAGAAGCCGCAGGCCTTTAAGTATAACAACACCGATGAGTTCTCGATAGGGCACCCGGCCATTACACCGGATGGTCAGGTTTTATACTTTGTATCGGATATGCCGGGAGGCCACGGCGAGACGGACATATACTACAGCGAGCGCCAGGCAGACGGTTCGTGGGGGCAGCCGACCAATGCTGGTCCCGTAATAAACACCAGCGGCCGCGAAAGCTTCGCAAGCCTGGGAGAGGATGGTAGTTTATACTTCTCTTCCGACGGACACATGGGCATGGGCGGCCTGGACCTGTTCAAGGCTGTTGGCACGCACAAAGCCTGGACAAAGGTGGAAAACCTGAAATACCCGCTCAACACCTCGCAGGACGACTTCGGGATACAAGTAGACAGCACCGGCAAAAAAGGCATGCTTTCATCGAGCCGCTTCTCCGAAAATGGCTTTGACGACATCCTGACCTTCAAAAAGTATGAAGTACCGTGCATCCTGATAGGCACCACCATAGAAAAGCTTGCGCAGGAAGGCACCGTGAAAACACGTATCTCGCCGGTTTCGGAGGCAAAGCTGCAGCTGTATGTAAGTGGAAGCGAAGAGTTTGTGGAGGCGGTTTCTGATGCGAAAGGCAGGTTCTCGTTTCCGGTTGTGGCCGGCACCAAATACGTGATCAGGGGCAGCAAGCCAGGTTACCTGGAGCAGGCGGTAACATTTACCCCGGAATGCCTCTATAAAACCGACACAGTGCAGGTGGAGCTGATATTTATCCGCAGCGCGCTGAACACACCGATCGTGATTGAGAATATTTACTATGACCTGGATAAGTTCGACATTAAGCCCCAGGCCGCAAAGGAGCTGGATAAACTGGCGCAGACACTGGAGGTAAACCCGCTCATCCGCATCGAACTGAGCTCCCACACCGACAGCCGCCAAACACACGAGTACAACCAGGTACTGTCGCAGCTGCGCGCGCAGGCGGCCGTGGATTACCTGGTGTCCAGAGGCATTAGCCGCGACAGGCTGGTGGCAAAAGGCTACGGCGAGACAAAGCTCATCAACAAATGTAAGGACGGCGTAAGCTGTCCGGAGCAGCTGCACCAGGAGAACCGCCGCACCGAGTTTAAGATACTGCGGTAG
- a CDS encoding T9SS type A sorting domain-containing protein, whose protein sequence is MAKMFPLTQTCLRAAHVWLLLLLCFAASASDTQHMIPLSLQERVQHAEMVVEGEVVRQQSFWDARQENIYTSNIIKVYKAFKGEVQAELIEVITEGGTVGLKKHVFSTALKLRPGQQGLFFLKRQQMLQRTPGNLPLSTRAYASEQGFVRYDVENRTARGVFENYSSVQELYKAVSEKTGQQFRTISENQKLKASSVQNGQKEEQATTAPLITGFSPTVASAGTGTILTITGSGFGSSRGNGAVEFPNADDGGQTYVRPLPSEYISWSNTRITMYIPSVMQDEGTAGSGRIRVTTNDGSSFTSIGRIELEFAYSNIDFNDRSFQPILTNQNGAGGYTILYSESMDSRLAAKEGFRRAVNTWVCVSEINWRLGGLTTINAASDDGSSVVRFAPQTTVGESVLARTISRYEGCANRDTKDTLFWVSEFDMEINSEIDWQYGPGGPGGKQFDFETVMLHELGHAHQLGHVNIPRAVMFYAIEFARLERDLSPLDIRGAQLVMDKSAGENSCNVAPMVPNPNGECNLAPEILTLEAAFTSTNAVELNWTSRGEQQVVSYTVQRSPDGVTWEDVGSVVAEGPSDTDLYYTFTDPDPLREQSYYRLEVVYGNSESSFSPRVIVVNPADLRVLRFFPNPVAGENTRVTLRYLVSRSTTVQAQLYDAKGQAVREYTISFSSGTSAYTIDLEGLAAGIYFLKWQEGNRNGTERLLKL, encoded by the coding sequence ATGGCTAAAATGTTTCCCCTAACCCAGACGTGCCTGCGCGCTGCGCATGTATGGCTGCTGCTCCTGCTCTGTTTTGCCGCCTCTGCCTCTGATACCCAGCACATGATACCGCTCTCGCTGCAGGAGCGGGTGCAGCACGCCGAAATGGTGGTAGAGGGCGAGGTGGTGCGGCAGCAGTCTTTCTGGGATGCCCGGCAGGAAAATATCTATACTTCCAACATCATTAAAGTATACAAAGCCTTTAAGGGCGAGGTGCAGGCGGAGCTGATCGAGGTGATTACCGAAGGCGGCACGGTTGGCCTGAAAAAGCACGTTTTCTCCACGGCGCTCAAGCTAAGGCCGGGGCAGCAGGGCCTGTTCTTCCTGAAGCGCCAGCAGATGCTGCAGCGCACGCCCGGCAACCTGCCCCTGAGCACCCGTGCCTATGCCAGTGAGCAGGGCTTTGTACGATACGATGTGGAAAACCGCACTGCACGTGGCGTTTTCGAGAACTACAGCAGTGTGCAGGAGCTCTACAAGGCCGTGAGCGAGAAGACCGGCCAGCAGTTCCGGACCATCTCCGAAAACCAGAAACTGAAGGCATCCTCCGTGCAGAACGGGCAGAAAGAGGAACAGGCCACCACAGCCCCGCTCATCACCGGCTTCTCTCCGACAGTAGCCAGCGCAGGCACCGGCACCATCCTTACCATCACCGGCTCAGGCTTTGGCAGCAGCCGCGGCAATGGCGCTGTGGAGTTCCCGAATGCCGACGATGGCGGGCAAACGTACGTAAGGCCCCTCCCGTCGGAGTACATCTCCTGGAGCAACACGCGCATTACCATGTATATCCCCTCGGTAATGCAGGACGAGGGCACAGCGGGCTCTGGCCGCATCCGCGTAACCACCAACGACGGCAGCTCTTTTACCTCTATTGGCCGTATCGAGCTGGAATTTGCCTACTCTAACATTGATTTTAACGATAGATCCTTCCAACCTATACTTACTAACCAGAACGGAGCCGGTGGCTACACCATTCTCTACTCTGAGAGCATGGACAGCCGGCTGGCTGCCAAGGAGGGCTTCCGCAGGGCAGTGAACACCTGGGTGTGCGTGTCGGAGATTAACTGGAGGCTGGGGGGCCTTACCACCATTAACGCCGCCTCCGACGACGGCTCCTCGGTGGTTCGGTTTGCCCCGCAGACAACGGTGGGCGAGTCGGTGCTGGCGCGAACCATCAGCCGCTACGAAGGCTGCGCCAACCGCGACACCAAAGACACGCTGTTCTGGGTATCGGAGTTCGATATGGAGATCAACAGCGAGATTGACTGGCAGTATGGCCCTGGCGGCCCCGGCGGGAAGCAATTCGACTTCGAAACAGTAATGCTGCATGAGCTGGGCCACGCGCACCAGTTGGGGCACGTCAATATTCCACGCGCTGTTATGTTCTACGCCATAGAGTTTGCCCGCCTGGAGCGCGACCTGAGCCCGCTGGATATCCGGGGGGCGCAGCTGGTGATGGACAAAAGCGCCGGGGAGAACAGCTGTAACGTTGCGCCCATGGTGCCTAACCCGAACGGCGAGTGCAATCTGGCGCCTGAGATACTCACCTTGGAGGCAGCGTTTACCTCGACTAACGCGGTGGAGTTAAACTGGACAAGCCGCGGCGAGCAACAGGTGGTAAGCTACACCGTGCAGCGCAGCCCCGACGGCGTAACATGGGAGGATGTGGGTAGCGTGGTCGCCGAAGGCCCAAGCGACACAGACCTGTACTACACGTTCACCGATCCGGATCCGCTGCGCGAACAGTCCTACTACCGCCTGGAGGTAGTATACGGCAACAGTGAGAGCAGCTTCTCGCCACGCGTGATAGTGGTTAACCCGGCCGACCTCCGCGTACTAAGGTTCTTCCCGAACCCTGTGGCAGGGGAGAATACGCGGGTAACCCTGCGCTACCTGGTTAGCCGCAGCACTACCGTGCAGGCACAGCTCTATGACGCCAAAGGGCAGGCGGTAAGAGAGTATACCATCAGCTTCAGCAGCGGCACCAGCGCCTACACCATAGACTTAGAGGGACTTGCTGCCGGCATTTATTTCCTGAAATGGCAGGAAGGCAACAGAAACGGCACGGAGCGGTTACTGAAACTGTAG
- a CDS encoding M56 family metallopeptidase, which produces MNLIQSLMPEGLVSALGWTLLHALWQGALVALLLSLLLVLLHRHSARTRYAVASSAMLLQLLLSAGTFAFYFSKAGFAAAPMQRMAEAADAPAIRINASFWTDPLGVAQVYFEQHLPLLVTLWLLGLVLMSVRFIGGLAYTQRLRHYKTTALGEQWQQKLNGLQKRLGMQQAVRLAESALVQVPMAIGVAKPVILLPMGAVTGLTQAQVEAILAHELAHILRKDYLLNLVQSVVDMLYFYHPAMWWVSGVVRAEREHCCDDVAVALCGDSLTYARALTELEAMRMPAAPGMAVAFSGQRGSLMNRIRRLVGQPLKPTFTEGFAAGLVLVVGMLALSVGAMAERQPPKAEKLPQPEKEVAEAAASVAEEAGEAMSFTAQDAQGNNRNVVIITNKKGKVKELYVDGKRIPKKEIDNYKSLIDQRLQATNNAPEATREEVELLMEQEREAIARTQRGTRQERIIINRYKGQGVPPPLPPVPGEPPLPPLAPQPPVPGVGPPPPPPAPSAPPVGASKKEQKAYERELKKYEEEIKRYELEMGQAMRRYEREVVDRRIGQDSLRHKETMIRNHERAAEMRARQEARQHEMQARRAEMEVRRAEMEKRRQQQAENMRQMKEEMVKDGLIESDSSNLNIQVTNGEMFINGKKQPQKVYDKYQKWMRPERKQ; this is translated from the coding sequence ATGAACCTGATACAAAGCCTGATGCCGGAGGGACTGGTGAGCGCCCTCGGCTGGACACTGCTACATGCGTTGTGGCAGGGTGCCCTGGTGGCGCTGCTCCTGAGCCTGCTGCTGGTGCTGCTGCACCGCCACTCGGCCAGAACCCGTTATGCAGTGGCTAGTTCGGCCATGCTGCTGCAACTGCTGCTCTCGGCGGGCACGTTTGCCTTCTACTTTAGCAAAGCAGGTTTTGCAGCAGCACCGATGCAACGTATGGCTGAGGCGGCGGATGCGCCTGCAATACGTATAAATGCCTCGTTCTGGACCGATCCGCTGGGGGTAGCGCAGGTGTACTTTGAGCAGCACCTGCCGCTGTTGGTAACGCTGTGGCTGCTGGGCCTGGTGCTGATGTCGGTACGGTTTATAGGCGGGCTAGCCTACACGCAGCGCCTGCGCCATTACAAAACCACTGCTTTGGGAGAGCAGTGGCAGCAAAAGCTTAATGGCCTACAAAAGCGGCTTGGAATGCAGCAGGCGGTACGGCTGGCAGAGTCGGCGCTGGTGCAGGTGCCCATGGCCATAGGCGTTGCCAAGCCGGTGATCCTGCTTCCGATGGGAGCTGTTACGGGCCTTACGCAGGCGCAGGTGGAGGCCATACTTGCCCATGAGCTGGCGCACATCCTCCGCAAGGACTACCTGCTTAACCTGGTGCAGTCGGTGGTGGACATGCTATACTTTTACCACCCGGCCATGTGGTGGGTTTCCGGGGTGGTGCGTGCCGAGCGTGAGCACTGCTGCGACGATGTGGCTGTGGCCCTCTGCGGCGACTCCCTGACGTATGCCCGCGCCCTTACCGAGCTGGAGGCGATGCGTATGCCCGCCGCACCAGGTATGGCGGTGGCCTTCTCGGGGCAGCGTGGCTCTTTAATGAACCGCATCCGGCGCCTGGTGGGGCAGCCGTTAAAGCCGACTTTCACGGAGGGCTTTGCCGCGGGGCTAGTGCTGGTGGTGGGGATGCTGGCGCTATCGGTTGGGGCGATGGCGGAGCGGCAGCCGCCGAAGGCAGAGAAGCTGCCCCAGCCTGAGAAAGAAGTAGCTGAGGCGGCGGCGAGCGTGGCCGAGGAGGCAGGAGAAGCCATGAGTTTTACCGCACAGGATGCGCAGGGCAACAACCGTAACGTGGTCATTATCACGAATAAAAAAGGCAAGGTAAAAGAACTGTACGTGGATGGGAAGCGCATCCCGAAAAAGGAAATCGATAACTATAAAAGCCTGATAGACCAGCGCCTGCAGGCCACGAATAATGCGCCTGAGGCCACCCGTGAGGAGGTAGAGCTGCTGATGGAGCAGGAGCGCGAGGCTATTGCCCGTACCCAACGCGGCACCCGCCAGGAAAGAATCATCATAAACCGCTACAAGGGGCAAGGTGTTCCGCCGCCGCTGCCGCCAGTGCCGGGCGAGCCGCCACTTCCGCCTTTAGCGCCACAACCGCCTGTTCCCGGGGTGGGCCCTCCACCGCCTCCCCCTGCCCCATCGGCGCCCCCTGTAGGGGCGAGCAAGAAAGAGCAGAAGGCGTATGAGCGCGAGCTGAAAAAGTATGAGGAGGAAATAAAGCGCTACGAGCTAGAAATGGGTCAGGCGATGAGGCGGTATGAACGAGAGGTCGTGGATAGGCGTATAGGGCAAGACAGCCTGAGACACAAAGAAACCATGATCAGAAACCATGAGAGAGCCGCTGAAATGCGCGCCCGGCAGGAGGCGCGCCAGCATGAGATGCAAGCCCGCCGTGCCGAGATGGAGGTGCGCAGGGCAGAAATGGAGAAGCGCCGCCAGCAGCAGGCCGAAAACATGCGCCAGATGAAGGAGGAGATGGTGAAGGATGGCCTGATCGAGAGCGATAGCAGCAACCTGAACATCCAGGTAACGAATGGCGAGATGTTCATCAACGGCAAAAAGCAGCCGCAGAAAGTGTACGACAAGTACCAAAAGTGGATGAGGCCGGAGCGAAAACAGTAG
- a CDS encoding BlaI/MecI/CopY family transcriptional regulator codes for MTLHQVPKPTESELEILQVLWQHGPSTVRFVHEELRKTKDAGYTTTLKIMQLMTEKKMLEADKSSRSHIFRPLLQEEDTQQQLLDRFLDTAFRGSASKLVMQALGNSRASKEELDEIRDLLDKLEGGTK; via the coding sequence ATGACTTTACATCAAGTCCCAAAACCCACAGAGTCGGAACTGGAGATACTGCAGGTGCTGTGGCAGCACGGCCCGAGCACGGTGCGCTTTGTGCACGAGGAGCTCCGTAAAACCAAGGATGCCGGCTATACCACTACCCTTAAAATCATGCAGCTGATGACGGAGAAAAAAATGCTGGAGGCCGATAAGTCGAGCCGCTCGCACATTTTCCGGCCGCTGCTGCAGGAGGAGGACACGCAGCAGCAGCTGCTCGACCGATTTCTGGATACGGCCTTCCGGGGTTCGGCCAGCAAACTGGTGATGCAGGCGCTGGGCAACAGCCGCGCATCCAAGGAAGAACTCGACGAAATCAGAGATCTGTTAGATAAACTGGAAGGAGGAACCAAATGA
- a CDS encoding PorP/SprF family type IX secretion system membrane protein, whose product METNVKAIQKLLVLLGIVLAPAAFAQQAPQYSQYIFNELVVNPAYAGSKEILSINGTYRTQWTGLPGAPISQTLSVDGPTGHKSLGWGVHLVNDEIGAQSQTSAYGALSTRIRLDRYSDLALGVAVGASQYVLDGTRLDPGSEMPDQAIPEGRVSQVLPDVKIGAFFNTERFYVGLSAANLVPFKDDKTEIATPRRHYFLSSGYVFDLSRDIRLKPSILIKEDFRSPTALDVNAFVLLYNRLWLGASYRTAVPMFANQQMKQLDKRNAVALIAQIYATKKLRIGYSYDISLNELRNYSSHEVSVGYYFLKKKYGRILTPRNL is encoded by the coding sequence ATGGAAACGAACGTGAAGGCAATACAGAAACTACTCGTGCTGCTAGGTATTGTGCTGGCCCCGGCTGCCTTTGCTCAGCAGGCGCCGCAGTATAGCCAGTACATCTTTAACGAGCTGGTGGTAAACCCCGCCTATGCCGGCAGCAAGGAGATTCTGAGCATTAACGGCACCTACCGTACCCAGTGGACGGGGCTCCCAGGCGCACCAATCTCACAAACCCTGAGCGTGGACGGGCCAACCGGCCACAAAAGCCTGGGTTGGGGCGTGCACCTGGTAAACGACGAGATCGGGGCGCAGAGCCAGACCTCAGCCTATGGTGCCCTTTCCACCCGCATCCGGCTGGACCGCTACTCCGACCTGGCGCTGGGCGTGGCCGTGGGAGCGTCCCAGTATGTGCTGGACGGCACACGTCTGGACCCGGGAAGTGAGATGCCGGATCAGGCTATACCGGAAGGGCGGGTGTCGCAGGTGTTGCCGGACGTGAAAATTGGAGCCTTCTTCAACACCGAGCGCTTCTACGTAGGGCTATCGGCCGCCAACCTGGTCCCGTTTAAAGATGATAAGACCGAGATCGCCACACCGCGCCGCCACTACTTCCTTTCCAGCGGCTATGTGTTCGACCTGAGCCGGGATATCCGCCTGAAACCAAGTATACTTATCAAGGAGGATTTCAGAAGCCCGACCGCCCTGGACGTGAACGCTTTCGTGCTGCTCTACAACCGCTTATGGCTCGGGGCGTCCTACCGTACGGCGGTGCCGATGTTTGCGAATCAGCAGATGAAGCAGCTGGACAAGCGAAACGCCGTGGCGCTGATTGCACAAATTTATGCCACAAAGAAGCTGCGGATTGGATATTCTTACGATATTAGCCTAAACGAACTTAGAAATTACTCTAGCCACGAAGTATCGGTGGGCTACTATTTCCTGAAAAAGAAGTATGGCCGCATCCTGACGCCTCGAAACCTATAG